From the genome of Segatella hominis, one region includes:
- the yidC gene encoding membrane protein insertase YidC — MNKNNIIGFLLIALVLIGFSWYTQPSAEEQRADFVQDSIAKAKHAEIEKASKAAAAKRQANAKAKIEADSTALFYSALKGQAKKIVLKNEKVELTLNTKGGTVEKAVIKGYVGHNIQVKDGSADQKDVTLFDGKDQSLKFMLEAKEANIITSDLYFTPSNVTDSTVTMTAVAGEGKTLSMTYTLGKDYMLHMSFSAQGMEGLFSPNYNKMDIDWSDKARQQERGFMFENRYTTLTYHNAEGGTDYLNEGSEKIDEKIEETIDWVSFKNQFFSAIIVAKDNFEKDAFMTSIPQEKGSGYLKQFQAKMKTPFDPTGKKASEFEFYFGPNDFQILKNTEKESTFGKDLEFQRLVYLGWPVIRWINRFFTLYVFDWLSKVFPMGVVLILITLLLKLITYPMVKKSYMSSAKMRVLKPKLEAATAQYNKPEDQMQKQQAMMAEYAKYGVSPLSGCLPMLIQMPVWIAMFNFVPNAIQLRGEHFLWMNDLSTYDPIFEWNTNIWMIGDHLSLTCILFCVANLLYSWMTMRQQRDQMVGQQAEQMKMMQWMMYLMPLMFFFMFNDYSSGLNFYYFISLFFSAAIMWTLRKTTNDEKLLAILEKRYQENKSNPKKANGLMARMQALQELQRQQQEEMMRKKAELNEKKNNLGK, encoded by the coding sequence ATGAACAAGAACAACATTATTGGCTTTCTTCTCATTGCCTTAGTACTCATCGGATTCAGCTGGTACACCCAGCCTTCTGCAGAAGAGCAGAGAGCGGATTTCGTACAGGATTCCATTGCCAAGGCTAAGCATGCTGAGATAGAAAAGGCCAGCAAGGCTGCCGCAGCCAAGCGCCAGGCAAATGCCAAGGCTAAGATTGAGGCAGACTCTACAGCCCTCTTCTATTCTGCTTTAAAGGGTCAGGCGAAGAAGATCGTTTTGAAAAATGAGAAAGTTGAATTAACCCTCAACACCAAGGGTGGTACTGTCGAGAAGGCAGTAATCAAGGGTTATGTAGGTCACAACATCCAGGTAAAAGACGGTTCTGCCGACCAGAAGGATGTTACGCTCTTCGATGGCAAAGACCAGAGTCTTAAGTTTATGCTTGAGGCAAAGGAAGCTAACATCATCACCAGCGACCTCTACTTCACTCCATCAAACGTAACAGATTCTACTGTTACCATGACAGCTGTGGCTGGAGAAGGAAAGACACTCTCCATGACTTATACATTAGGTAAGGACTACATGCTCCACATGAGCTTCTCTGCTCAGGGTATGGAAGGTCTGTTCTCACCTAATTATAATAAGATGGACATCGACTGGAGTGATAAGGCACGCCAGCAGGAACGTGGTTTCATGTTCGAAAACCGCTACACCACGCTCACCTATCACAATGCAGAGGGTGGCACTGACTATCTCAATGAGGGAAGCGAGAAGATCGATGAGAAAATCGAAGAGACCATCGACTGGGTATCTTTCAAAAACCAGTTCTTCTCTGCCATCATCGTTGCTAAAGACAACTTCGAAAAGGATGCCTTCATGACCTCTATCCCACAGGAGAAGGGTTCTGGCTATCTGAAGCAGTTTCAGGCTAAGATGAAAACTCCTTTCGACCCAACCGGCAAGAAAGCCTCTGAGTTTGAGTTCTACTTTGGTCCTAACGATTTCCAGATTCTCAAAAATACCGAGAAGGAAAGTACCTTCGGCAAAGACCTGGAGTTCCAGAGGCTCGTTTATCTGGGATGGCCTGTCATCCGCTGGATCAACCGTTTCTTCACACTCTACGTGTTCGACTGGCTGAGCAAGGTATTCCCTATGGGCGTCGTACTGATTCTCATCACCTTGCTTCTGAAGCTCATCACCTACCCTATGGTGAAGAAGAGTTATATGAGTTCTGCCAAAATGCGCGTTCTGAAACCAAAGCTCGAAGCTGCTACTGCGCAGTACAACAAACCTGAGGATCAGATGCAGAAACAACAGGCGATGATGGCTGAATATGCCAAGTATGGTGTGAGTCCATTGTCAGGCTGCTTGCCAATGTTGATTCAGATGCCAGTGTGGATTGCGATGTTCAACTTCGTTCCTAATGCCATCCAGCTTCGTGGTGAGCATTTCCTCTGGATGAACGACTTGAGTACATACGACCCAATCTTTGAGTGGAACACCAACATCTGGATGATAGGTGATCACTTGAGTTTGACCTGTATTCTCTTCTGCGTAGCCAACCTGTTGTACTCATGGATGACCATGCGCCAGCAGAGAGACCAAATGGTAGGTCAGCAGGCTGAGCAGATGAAGATGATGCAGTGGATGATGTATCTCATGCCATTGATGTTCTTCTTCATGTTCAATGATTATTCATCAGGTTTGAACTTCTACTACTTCATCTCACTGTTCTTCAGTGCTGCCATCATGTGGACTCTGCGTAAGACCACCAACGACGAGAAGCTTCTCGCCATCTTGGAAAAGCGCTATCAGGAGAATAAGAGTAATCCTAAGAAGGCTAATGGCCTCATGGCAAGAATGCAGGCTCTCCAGGAGTTGCAGCGCCAGCAGCAGGAAGAGATGATGAGAAAGAAGGCTGAACTGAACGAGAAAAAGAATAATCTCGGAAAATAA